GGCAGCAGCCTTGGCTCTAGGAGCCTTTTCCGGGATGTCCCATGGTTCTCTAGTGCCTCCTGGTGGTCTGACTCTCCCAGGCTTCTCAGAATGGATGGAAATGGCCACGGACTCACACCCATGTGACCCACATTTCTCTAGAGCCCTGGCCCGAGTAGGAAGTTTTGAGCTTTTTCTTTCTGGGGGCTGAACTCTCTGGGATCTCTCAGTTGACTTGAGGCCTGGCCTGCAGCCCTGGGCCTCACAGTGCATTCCCTGCTGTCGTTGGAGCTCACGGGCTGTGTACAATCCAGGGAGCCTCATCCCAGCACGGGGTAGCGGGCATGGTCCTAACTTGTTAAAGAGCAAATGGGACTCCAGGATCCGCTTGGGGAGGCCCCACCTCAGGTGTGCAATCTTCCGTCGCATGAGGGACTCCAAGAGGAGCTGTTGGCTCTTTTTGAGGACCGGCCACTTGGGGGGAACAGTGAGGACAGTGGGAGCACCCGCCAGAGCTGCGGCAGCTTGGGAGGCTTGGCGACATGAGACAGAGGGGCGGGCAGAGGGCAGGCCCAGGGGAGCAGCCAGAAGTTCTCCAGAATGTAAGTTCTGGAGCTGCCGCATCCAGCCAGAAGTCCTCCCTGGATCCACCCTTTTATCCTTTCGTCGGCTTTTCAGGGCTTCAGGTGGGGCCTGTTGGGAGGCTAGCCTGACCCTCACTCTGTGCTTCTTGGCAGAGGCCATGCTCTGGCTGACCATATGCTCTCCCTCCGCACTGGCACGCAGGGAGAGTTGACTGCAGCTCGGGAGAGGCTTCAGCTCAGGACAGGGAGCAGAAGCCACTGCCTGTTGCTGTTCCATGGCCTCATATCCAGGCCCCTCGCCCCCAGAAGAGTCGACTGGGAGATTGTCTTTAGCAGCATCTTTTCCTCTGACCTGCTTCTCGTTTCCTCCTTTTGGAATGTGAGGTCCTCCAGCCTCCTCAGCTCTGCACTCTGTCCGGCTCCCAGCATCTTGGATTTCTGCAGCGTCCTCATCTCCGTCCTTGTCCTGGTTCCCCAGCTCTTGTATCTGGATCTCTCCATCGACTGCACTTCTTACCTGTCCCTGGTAATCTCCCCCTGGAGCCTGGGCCTCTGTACCCTCATCACCTGTGGTCTCTCTCAGGTTTCTCTTCCCGTGTATTTCAGTGTCTGCACCATTCTCACCTCCCGCCTGCTCCTGGTTCGTCCACTCTGATGAACAGCTCTTTTCATTAGCTTTGCTTTCTATCAGTCTCCCGGAACCTCCACTAAGTCCTTGGGTCTTTCCACTACCCTCACTCCTAgcttctctctgacctctcttcCCCAATGTCtgattttcctcctcctttcccctctgctcccaATTGCTCCTCCTTGGTGAGTGACTCTCCCCAGTTCCACCATCTGACTgttgctggctctctctctcaggcCTCTGGGTCTCTACAGCATCCTCACTTCCAGCCTGAATTCTTCTTCCATTCTTACCTCCTGTCTGCTCCTGGTTCTTCCACTCTGATAAATGGATCTTTCTATCAATAACACCTTTTACCTGGCTCTGGTCTTCTTCTGCATGTTCCCAGGTCTCTGTATCATTTTCAACTACAGCTTCTCTCTGGCTTGTCGTTATTGGAGCTTGAATTCCTGTACCATTCTCATCTCCAACCTGCTCCTCTGGCTTCCATTCTGCTGAATGAGTTTCTCCATCAACTTTACTTGttaattctctcctcttttcaggCTCAGATGCCTGGGTGTTTGCACCATCTTTGCCTCTAATGTATTCCTGATTCTTACACTCAGATGTATGAATCTTGCTATTAATTTTACTGCTTGACTGACCCTGGTTTTCTTCCCCAAGTTCCTGGGTCTCTGTACCAACTTCACCTTTAACCCCTGTCAGATTTCTCTTCCCTAGTGCCTGAATGTCTATTCTATTATCATCTCCAAACTGCTCCTCGTTCCTCCTCTCTGGTGGATGGGTGTCTACAAGAGTTTCATGTCTTAATTGTCCTTGGTCCTCTGCCTCAGGAGCCAAGGTATTTGTACCAtcttcttctccatcttttctCTGATCTCTCTTCTCTGTTGCCTGAGTTTCGGCCCTAAATTCACCTCCAATCTGATTCCCCCAACATGGTATCTTGCATTCTCTGTATATTTCACTTCCACTCTGGTCCAGATGCCCCCAACATTGTATCTCAAAGTTTTTGTCAATTTTACTTGCTACTAGTCTCTTGTTTCCCCACCAGGGCGCCCGGATCACCACCCAGTCCTCCTCTCTTATCTCCCTGAAGTTCTTCCTTCTAGAGATCTGGGTCTCTCCAGCATCCTCCCCCCTTCTCGGGCCTTGGTTTCTCCACCCCACTAGAAGTTCGTGTCTTAGTTGTTTCCAAATCTCTTCCTTAGATGCTTGGATCTTCTCAGATTTCTCACTTCCACCCTGATCCTTCTTTCCCCACCCTGGGGTCTGAGTCCCTATAACATTCTCACGTCTAGCGCATTCCTGTTTTTCCCACCCCAGGACCTGGGTCTCCACACCTTTCTCTTGTGTTACTTCTCCCAGGTTCTCCCTCCCCAGTACCTGGGTTTGCACATCATTCTCACCTCCAGCCTGGGCCttgtctctcctctcctgtgcCTGAATTTCTATGCCAGTATCATCTTGCATCTCGTCTTGTTTTCCCCATCCTGACAGCTGGCTTTCCTCACCATCCTCACTTCCACTCTGGTCCTGCTTCTCCAATTCTTGGGCCTTGGTCTCTCCTTCATCCTCTCCTCTGgcctctttcttgttcttctcaaGTGCCTGGGTGACTACAGCATCCTCATCTCTACTCTTCTCTTGATTCCCCCATTCTGGTGTCTGAGTCTCTGCATCAGTTTTACATCTTAACTGTTCCTGGTGCTCTGCTATATGTGCCTGGATTCCAGGAGGATTCTCACCTTCAGCCTCCCTCTCATTTCTATTCCCTAGTTCCTGAATTTCGGCTCTCTTCTCAATTCCCATCTCGTGCTGGTTCTTTGACCCTGATGTCAGGATATCTCCATCGGTTTTACTTATTACTAGTTTTCGACTGCTCCATGCCAGGACCTTAGTCTCTGCACCATCTTCCATCTCAAAATTCACCGGAAGTTGCCTTCCAGTTGCCTGAATCTCCCAAGcatcctccccactgctctctgtCTGGTTCACCCACCCTAGAGCCTCCCTGCCTAGCATCTGGTTTTCCCTCCCTGGTACCCGGGCCTTTTGTGGGCATCTCCAGGACTTCCAGGTGGACATTCTCACTTGTTGGATGGAAGGATCAGGCAAGAAATCTCTGGAGCAGAACTGTAGCCTCTGAGATGAAGGGAGATTTGAAAGAGAGGTAGCTAAAATCCTGGATGTGAGGTGAGATCTCAGGCTGACAACACGCTCCAGTGACACCAACTCTTCCTGGGAGTGGACCAGCAGCTGCTCCATCCTTTGGTACCGGTCAAGGGCAGGGGATAGTGACTTGCATATCAGGTGAGTCCGCTCATCACTGAGACACCAGGGTACCTGCCGTGCTTCCCGAGAACTGTCCTGGAGGAGCATACAGGTGCTTGAAAGGGAGGTGGTGCAAAAGAAGGGCTCAATAGGTGTGTGGAAATCCTGAGGTGGGCCCTGAAATGGGTGTTGCCAAGAGAGCAGGTGTTGGGTCTGTGATACCTGGAGGCCCCTTCGGTATTCCTGTCTCTTCTTTTGTACCCATTGTTGGACATAAGCATCCAGGTCATTGAAATTATCAGGACTGAAGAAGAATTCAGGGGTCATCCTGAAGCGAGTGTCATGTCTCACGGAGGGCACTGTCCACTTCTGCTGTGTCACCTGTAGTTtagaataaagaagtaaaatctttgcTCACATATTGTCTCATCTAATTCTCACAGATCAGAATTACAATGTCCATTATCCAGATGAGGACACTGGACTCAGAAAAGAGGGAATCGCTTCCCTTAGGGCATTCatttaagaaagacaaagaatttaCTCCAGatcaggcactattctagatgCTGGGGTTACCAGCATGAACAAGACTAAAGTCCTTATTGGGAGCTATCTTCCAGACATGGAAGACACAATAACCAAGTATACAACATGTTAGGTATTGAAAAATGTTCTGGTGGAAATAAAAGTAGACTGGGTATGGGACTAGTTCCCTTAGATAGACTGGTCATAGAAGGCCTCtcagagaaggtgacatttgactGGAAACCTGAATGAAATGATAGGCAAGATGttagtgcaaaggtcctgagatcaGAACAAAGTCATGTGTATAAGAACACCAAGGGGCCCTATGCCCAGAATGGAACAGGTAATGAAAAGTGTGCTGGGAGTTGGGATCAGAGAGAAATGTAGGACAGATCATGCTGGGCCTTTGACTTAAGGTtaggaatttgaattttttttctgagttgacAGGGAGTGTATCTGTAGGAGCTGTTGCAGGGTTTTGAGGGGCAAAGTGGtatgatttattttgaaaagttggTTCTTGCTCATAAGCATGATTTTAAGTCAGGTGCAAAGGAATACCTACCATACGGCATCATCATACAGGCAAAACTAGTCCATGTTATTGGGAATCAGCATAGTTGTGACTGCAAGCTTCTGGGCTTGATGCTGTACATGGATGtattcagtttgtgaaaattcattgatCTATAGACATGTGGTCTATGTACATGTATTATccctgaattaaaattttaagggagttgggcgcctgggtggctcagtgggttaaagcctctgccttcagctcaggtcatgatcccgggatcctgggatcgagtcccgcatcgggctctctgcacggcagggagcctgcttcccttcctctctctctgtctgcctctctgcctacttgtgatctctgcctgtcaaataaataaataaaatctttaaaaaaaattttttaagggagaaagaaagaaagaaagagaaaagaagagaagagaagagaacaaaaagaaaagaaagaagataatccTGTTGGCTGAGTGGAACATCGTCTGGGCTTGGATGAGAGAGGCCACAGGAACCGAAGACAGCGCTACATATAGTGTAGGGGAGCTATGAGGGAAGGTTTGCCCAGGGGGCAGCAGTGAGTTTTCTAGAAGTGATCAGATTTGAGATGTGGTTTGCAAGTAGAGCCCATAGGACTTGTAGATGGACTGAATGTGTGGAATGAGGGAAAGAGACCAGGGTGACTGGTGGGTTTTGGGGTCTGGTGATGTTCTCCCTGACCAGTCTTGAGCTCCTCCTTGTTATTTATCTCTGGTATAGGACATAGAACAGGGTCCTCATAACAAGTGAATGAGACAATCTTGGTGCTAAGGGAAGGAGGTGTGTGGGGTCCCCTCACCTTGATGACCTTCCGTGTGCTGGGGTGGGTCCTTGTGACCTGGTGCCAATAGTGCTGGACCTGCCAGATCAGAAAGaggcagagcacaagcaggttGCCACAGCACCGAGGGTCCCTGCAGCTGCGATCCTCAGAGAGCAGGCCCCGCACTGGCTCCCACTCAGGGCCCTGGAATGGCCCCACCACAGCACAGGCTCCCAGCAGTGGCAGCAACATGACAAAGCGTAGGTGAGCAGGTGGTGTTAGGGAGTTGGAGGGCAGGACTGGTGTGAGTGAGTCAGCCAGTTTGGGATGAGGTAGCCCCTGCCTCACAGCACTCCTGTCACTGAAG
This genomic interval from Mustela erminea isolate mMusErm1 chromosome 6, mMusErm1.Pri, whole genome shotgun sequence contains the following:
- the LOC116592702 gene encoding uncharacterized protein LOC116592702 isoform X2, with protein sequence MTPEFFFSPDNFNDLDAYVQQWVQKKRQEYRRGLQVSQTQHLLSWQHPFQGPPQDFHTPIEPFFCTTSLSSTCMLLQDSSREARQVPWCLSDERTHLICKSLSPALDRYQRMEQLLVHSQEELVSLERVVSLRSHLTSRILATSLSNLPSSQRLQFCSRDFLPDPSIQQVRMSTWKSWRCPQKARVPGRENQMLGREALGWVNQTESSGEDAWEIQATGRQLPVNFEMEDGAETKVLAWSSRKLVISKTDGDILTSGSKNQHEMGIEKRAEIQELGNRNEREAEGENPPGIQAHIAEHQEQLRCKTDAETQTPEWGNQEKSRDEDAVVTQALEKNKKEARGEDEGETKAQELEKQDQSGSEDGEESQLSGWGKQDEMQDDTGIEIQAQERRDKAQAGGENDVQTQVLGRENLGEVTQEKGVETQVLGWEKQECARRENVIGTQTPGWGKKDQGGSEKSEKIQASKEEIWKQLRHELLVGWRNQGPRRGEDAGETQISRRKNFREIREEDWVVIRAPWWGNKRLVASKIDKNFEIQCWGHLDQSGSEIYRECKIPCWGNQIGGEFRAETQATEKRDQRKDGEEDGTNTLAPEAEDQGQLRHETLVDTHPPERRNEEQFGDDNRIDIQALGKRNLTGVKGEVGTETQELGEENQGQSSSKINSKIHTSECKNQEYIRGKDGANTQASEPEKRRELTSKVDGETHSAEWKPEEQVGDENGTGIQAPITTSQREAVVENDTETWEHAEEDQSQVKGVIDRKIHLSEWKNQEQTGGKNGRRIQAGSEDAVETQRPERESQQQSDGGTGESHSPRRSNWEQRGKEEENQTLGKRGQREARSEGSGKTQGLSGGSGRLIESKANEKSCSSEWTNQEQAGGENGADTEIHGKRNLRETTGDEGTEAQAPGGDYQGQVRSAVDGEIQIQELGNQDKDGDEDAAEIQDAGSRTECRAEEAGGPHIPKGGNEKQVRGKDAAKDNLPVDSSGGEGPGYEAMEQQQAVASAPCPELKPLPSCSQLSLRASAEGEHMVSQSMASAKKHRVRVRLASQQAPPEALKSRRKDKRVDPGRTSGWMRQLQNLHSGELLAAPLGLPSARPSVSCRQASQAAAALAGAPTVLTVPPKWPVLKKSQQLLLESLMRRKIAHLRWGLPKRILESHLLFNKLGPCPLPRAGMRLPGLYTARELQRQQGMHCEAQGCRPGLKSTERSQRVQPPERKSSKLPTRARALEKCGSHGCESVAISIHSEKPGRVRPPGGTREPWDIPEKAPRAKAAAIYRNSRPAAQSRSWCGQEPSSENRRDRKVVRPGVSQTAEMAPCKVRTSYSRAGHDAWRKERIPQEAPEPPRLKRQQPTHGRRESLEAAEGRGAGQQPSFHFTNTSNFKCYFHSAAARLSTTLLNKISWSPHQAKPQHSAPNLSLRDPDPTLLSKLSDQHTRKDSPGVYISLKTDLQPPSHSCAEAVLPKTKCFHGQGEPENLHGSPKNPSAPQKFGLMKHLRCFLLQHGFRK
- the LOC116592702 gene encoding uncharacterized protein LOC116592702 isoform X1, with the translated sequence MLLPLLGACAVVGPFQGPEWEPVRGLLSEDRSCRDPRCCGNLLVLCLFLIWQVQHYWHQVTRTHPSTRKVIKVTQQKWTVPSVRHDTRFRMTPEFFFSPDNFNDLDAYVQQWVQKKRQEYRRGLQVSQTQHLLSWQHPFQGPPQDFHTPIEPFFCTTSLSSTCMLLQDSSREARQVPWCLSDERTHLICKSLSPALDRYQRMEQLLVHSQEELVSLERVVSLRSHLTSRILATSLSNLPSSQRLQFCSRDFLPDPSIQQVRMSTWKSWRCPQKARVPGRENQMLGREALGWVNQTESSGEDAWEIQATGRQLPVNFEMEDGAETKVLAWSSRKLVISKTDGDILTSGSKNQHEMGIEKRAEIQELGNRNEREAEGENPPGIQAHIAEHQEQLRCKTDAETQTPEWGNQEKSRDEDAVVTQALEKNKKEARGEDEGETKAQELEKQDQSGSEDGEESQLSGWGKQDEMQDDTGIEIQAQERRDKAQAGGENDVQTQVLGRENLGEVTQEKGVETQVLGWEKQECARRENVIGTQTPGWGKKDQGGSEKSEKIQASKEEIWKQLRHELLVGWRNQGPRRGEDAGETQISRRKNFREIREEDWVVIRAPWWGNKRLVASKIDKNFEIQCWGHLDQSGSEIYRECKIPCWGNQIGGEFRAETQATEKRDQRKDGEEDGTNTLAPEAEDQGQLRHETLVDTHPPERRNEEQFGDDNRIDIQALGKRNLTGVKGEVGTETQELGEENQGQSSSKINSKIHTSECKNQEYIRGKDGANTQASEPEKRRELTSKVDGETHSAEWKPEEQVGDENGTGIQAPITTSQREAVVENDTETWEHAEEDQSQVKGVIDRKIHLSEWKNQEQTGGKNGRRIQAGSEDAVETQRPERESQQQSDGGTGESHSPRRSNWEQRGKEEENQTLGKRGQREARSEGSGKTQGLSGGSGRLIESKANEKSCSSEWTNQEQAGGENGADTEIHGKRNLRETTGDEGTEAQAPGGDYQGQVRSAVDGEIQIQELGNQDKDGDEDAAEIQDAGSRTECRAEEAGGPHIPKGGNEKQVRGKDAAKDNLPVDSSGGEGPGYEAMEQQQAVASAPCPELKPLPSCSQLSLRASAEGEHMVSQSMASAKKHRVRVRLASQQAPPEALKSRRKDKRVDPGRTSGWMRQLQNLHSGELLAAPLGLPSARPSVSCRQASQAAAALAGAPTVLTVPPKWPVLKKSQQLLLESLMRRKIAHLRWGLPKRILESHLLFNKLGPCPLPRAGMRLPGLYTARELQRQQGMHCEAQGCRPGLKSTERSQRVQPPERKSSKLPTRARALEKCGSHGCESVAISIHSEKPGRVRPPGGTREPWDIPEKAPRAKAAAIYRNSRPAAQSRSWCGQEPSSENRRDRKVVRPGVSQTAEMAPCKVRTSYSRAGHDAWRKERIPQEAPEPPRLKRQQPTHGRRESLEAAEGRGAGQQPSFHFTNTSNFKCYFHSAAARLSTTLLNKISWSPHQAKPQHSAPNLSLRDPDPTLLSKLSDQHTRKDSPGVYISLKTDLQPPSHSCAEAVLPKTKCFHGQGEPENLHGSPKNPSAPQKFGLMKHLRCFLLQHGFRK